Part of the Sulfuricurvum kujiense DSM 16994 genome, ATCTGCGCGTTGAATCGGCCCGAATCGAAGCACAGAGGGCAAAAGAGCAGTTGGAACAGGCAAAAACCGCTTATTTCCCGACGCTCGACGCTACCGCCCTGTATCAAAAAAAAGACAAAGCAACCGCTTTTGAACCTCGAACGATCCAGGGATTGGAGCTAGGGACAAAAATCACCCTCTTCGACGGATTGCGCCGTGAATCGACCATTGACGCGATCCACTCTTCGATAAATTCGGCACAGCAATCCCTCCAGCAAAAAGAGCAGGACGTATTGTTTGAGACGATTCAAGCCTACTACGGCTATTTTAACGCCAAAGCATCGCTCGACGCCATCCGAGACAAAAAGACCGAACTCTCCGCACAGGTTGAACGCTTTAGCATCCTTGTCCAAAACGACCTTGCCACGTCCGATATTCTAAAATCGCTCATCGCCTCCAAACTCCAAGCCGATTATGACGAACAGAATCAAAAAGTCATGCTGGAACGGAGCCGCAAAAATCTCGAACTCCTCACCGGAAGTTCCGTCGAAAGCCTCGAATACACAGAACTCGCTACGCCGCAAACGAGAGAGATTGATCGTCACGATCTAAAAGCGGATATCTCATCGGTCGAAACGCTCCGGCACTCCGAGGGGTTTTACACCTATCTGCCGACGCTGAGCGTTCAGGGGAAACACCGTGAAATGGATTACAACGATTACGACACGATGGGGGGAAGCAATATCCAACCCTCAAGCCAAAACGAGATTATCGCATCGCTCTCGATGACCCTATTTGATATGGGAAGTATCGCAAAAGAGCGCGAACAGGCCCGTCTATCGACACTCAAAGCGCAAAAACTGATCGAATATAAAACCAAAAGCATCCAAAACGAAGCCGATATAGCCCGCCTCAGCCTCCAGGCCTCACAAAGTGCCTATGATGCGGCAAAGTCCGAAGAAGAGGCGCGAAGCGAGGCCTTTGGCTTTGTCAAAAAACGTTTTGAAGCGGGTTTGGTCAATACCACGACCTATCTGAGCGAGCTCAGCGACCTGAGCCTATCGCGTGCAAAAGTCCAGAGCGCACGCCACAGCCTCCAAATGGCTAAAGCCAATCTCGCCTACGCCTACGGAACCGATCTTATGACACTAATCGAGGGGAAACAATGAAACTTTTACTAATGACGGCACTCTCTGCCTTAAGCTTATGGGGCGATGTCTACGCCACCTTTGAAGCGCAAGCGTATCGCGAAGCCTCACTGGGGATGAACGCATCGGGGATTGTTAAAAATCTCTATGTCCAAAGAGGCGATCATGTCAAAAAAGGATCCCTTCTCCTCGAACTCGACAGTGCCGAAGAGCAGCTTTCGCTGCAGATGGCAAAAGCCGATTTGGAGGCACTCTCCAAAGAGACGACGTTTTTGAGCGATCAATACGCCCGCTATGAAAAAAGCGCACAGGTATTCGATAAAAATACCCTCGACAAACTCAAATCCGAACTAGGGACAAAGCTCGCACAGCGTGATCGTGCCCGTCTATCAATCGCCTATGCCGAACAAAAGCTCTCCAAAATGAAGCTCACGGCTCCGTTTGCGGGAAGCATCTCCGAGAAAAATATCGAACTGGGAGATATGGTCTCTTCGATGGGGGGGACGCCGTTGTTTAAACTCATCAGCGACCAGACCAAACTCCTCATCCAGTACGATTCCAAATTCGCTTCGCAGGTCAAAGCAGGAGACCGTTTTTGCAGCTCCATCGACGGCAAACCGACGGGAAAATGTTCAAAAATCATTAAAATCTACCCCTCGATCAACACCAAAAACCGTCAGATGACCGCCGAAGCCGACGGATCGGGTCTCCGTCCCGGCACGTTCGGTGACGGCATGATCATGTCAAAATAGGAGATACTATGCATAAAACCGCCATTCTCCGTCCCGTAACGACCGTTATGTTCGCCCTCGCTTTGATCTTTTTCGGGCTGGTTGAACGCAACGGTATGCCCTCGGCACTCTATCCGAACGTCGATTTCCCGATCGTCATCGTCACCACCACCTACAAAGGGGCCAATGCCGACATCGTCGAGAGCAAGGTGAGCGACAAGATCGAAGAGGCGGTGAGCGGAATCTCGGGGCTCGATACCCTAAGCTCGGACAGTTCCAAAGGGATCAGTATCGTCGTCGCTCAGTTCAAACTCTCTAAAAACCTCGACGAAGCGGTTAACGACGTCCGTGATAAAGTCTCCAGTATTCAGCTCCCCAACGAAGTGGATAAACCCTCGGTCGATAAATATGCCCTCAATTCTTCTCCCGTCATCACCCTCTTTTTAGCCGGCACCGACAGCCAAAAAGTGATGAAACACGCCGATGAGATACTCAAACCCCGCCTTCAGCGCATCGAAGGGGTCGGCGGAGTCACCCTTAAGGGTTTGCGTAAAAAGCAGATTCTCATCTCCCCCGATCCCGCCCTTCTTGCCAAATATTCATTGACGATGAACGACCTGACCAACATCATCAAAGCCCAAAACATCCGGATGGACGGCGGAAAAACCGTTGATCCGCGTCATGAATATCAAATACTCATCGACAACGACAGCAAAACGGTGCAAGCTCTCAGCGACCTTCGGATACGGGAGGGGTTGAGCTTGGGCGATGTAGCCACGGTGAGCGATACGCTGGCCGAAGAGCGCAGCTACGCTTCGCTGGACGGCAAAGCCGGGGTTCTGCTCATGGTCAAAAAGATGACGGGAGCCAACGAAATCGCGATCGCCGATGCACTGCGTGCACAGCTTCCCGCATTGGCGGCATTGGAACCGACGATGAGCCTCACACCCCTGCAGGATGCGACAGGATATATCCGCGACACCCTGCACGGCGTTCAATTCGACCTTATGCTAGGCTCACTCCTCGCCTCGCTCGTCATCTTTCTCTTTTTGCGCAACTTTACCCTCACCCTTATCGCCGCCGTCTCCCTCCCCGTATCGATTTTCGGGGTATTTGCGATCATGGGGTGGAGCGGTCAGACGTTCAATCTCCTCACCCTTACCGCCCTCACCCTCGCTATCGGGATCATCATCGACGATGCTATTGTCGTCATCGAAAATATTTTCAAGCGTCTCGAAGCGGGGCGCGACCGCCTCAATGCCGCTATCGAAGGGGTGAGCGAAATCTTGTTTTCCATCATCGCCATCTCC contains:
- a CDS encoding TolC family protein, with protein sequence MRPFVLLSFTLLPLIASDLITLLPQAKSNLRVESARIEAQRAKEQLEQAKTAYFPTLDATALYQKKDKATAFEPRTIQGLELGTKITLFDGLRRESTIDAIHSSINSAQQSLQQKEQDVLFETIQAYYGYFNAKASLDAIRDKKTELSAQVERFSILVQNDLATSDILKSLIASKLQADYDEQNQKVMLERSRKNLELLTGSSVESLEYTELATPQTREIDRHDLKADISSVETLRHSEGFYTYLPTLSVQGKHREMDYNDYDTMGGSNIQPSSQNEIIASLSMTLFDMGSIAKEREQARLSTLKAQKLIEYKTKSIQNEADIARLSLQASQSAYDAAKSEEEARSEAFGFVKKRFEAGLVNTTTYLSELSDLSLSRAKVQSARHSLQMAKANLAYAYGTDLMTLIEGKQ
- a CDS encoding efflux RND transporter periplasmic adaptor subunit, which codes for MKLLLMTALSALSLWGDVYATFEAQAYREASLGMNASGIVKNLYVQRGDHVKKGSLLLELDSAEEQLSLQMAKADLEALSKETTFLSDQYARYEKSAQVFDKNTLDKLKSELGTKLAQRDRARLSIAYAEQKLSKMKLTAPFAGSISEKNIELGDMVSSMGGTPLFKLISDQTKLLIQYDSKFASQVKAGDRFCSSIDGKPTGKCSKIIKIYPSINTKNRQMTAEADGSGLRPGTFGDGMIMSK